The Trichlorobacter lovleyi SZ DNA window GATTTCCAAGCTCGAAGACGAAATGGGCACCCAACTCTTCATCCGCAACAAGCGCAGCGTCGTCCTCACCCCTGCGGGCAGAAAACTGCTCAAGCGGGCCAAACTGATCATTGCTGAATGTGCCCAGGCGAAGGCCGAATTGAAACATCACGAGGTGCAGCGATCATTACGACTGGGCGTGATCAACACGCTTGCCATTGGCCAGGTGGCAAAGCTGATTGAGCAATATCGGCGAGAAAATCCGGAGGTGTTGCTCGATGTAACTGATGCCAGTCAGGATCAGATTGAAAAATTACAAAAGGAAGCACGCATCGATTTCGCTTTGACGCGGCTTGTCCAGGGCAAAGAAAAGAAGGGTCGTCAGGAAGTCTTGTTCAGCGAACCATACGTCGTCGCCCTGCCACTCGGCCACCATCTGAGCGGCCGCAAAGAGGTCAGTTTTTCTGAACTGGCAGAGGAACCGTTCATTGCCCGCACACATTGTGAAAGCCGGGCTCTTATTGGGGAGCTGTTGAAAGAAAAAGGGGTACGCCTCAACGTAGTCTACAAAACCAACCAGGACGACAGGGCGATTTCTTTGGTCGAAGTCGGTGTCGGTATCGCCATCATCCCGCAGCACTATGCCTCAACGTCAATAGCCAAGATCAGCCTAGCAGATCTGAAAGCAGAGCGGCAAATCGGCTTTGAATGGACCGGGGAGTCGAACAAAGAGGAAATCGAAAAATTTGTCGATTTCTCCAAAACAGTTCCCTGGGCTCATTGAGAATCAAAAGTCGATCCCTCGACGGGCCTTCACCTCTGACTTGAAGGCATGCTTGATATCTTGCACTTCTGAGACGGTATCAACCAGGTCCCTAAGCGCCTCCCCACCTCCACGACCGGTGACGACCACAGATTGCTCTTCCGGCCGATTACGCAGAGCGCTAAGCACCATCTCTTCATCTAGATACTCGTAATTGAGCATGTATGTCAGCTCGTCAAGTATCACCAGGTGATAGCTGGCATCCTGCAATAGCTCTTGCGCATGCGCCCATGTAGTTTTGGCGGCAGCAATATCGCCGTTGCGATCCTGGGTGTCCCAGGTGAAGCCGGTGCCCATTTGCCAAAAGTAAACCTCGGGGTGCTTTTCACGGATGAAGATCTCTTCGCCGGATTGCTGTTTTCCCTTGATGAACTGCACGATGCCGACTTTAAAACCATAACCGAGGCTGCGCATCGCCATGCCAAAGGCAGAGCTGGATTTGCCTTTGCCATTGCCAGTCAGCAGAATGGAAACACCTCGCTTTTCCTCAGCGCGAACGATACAGCCGTCGATCTTTTCCTTATGCTTTTTCATGGCCTTGTTGTGTTTGGCAGTTTGTTCGTTAGCCTGTTTGTCTGGTTTTGTCATCTCAAGCTCGTCTGGTAAAAGTTCAGGGAGTAGAGCCATTATTGACTCTACTCCCGTTATTTTCTGAATATCTATTGAACGGCCCAGGTATCTCCACCAGCCAACAACTGGTTGATATCCCCCTCTCCGACCATTGCCTTTACCTCATCGATCTGAGTTTCAACCAGTTGATCATAGACTGGAGCCTCAACCTGCCTGATAATCCCCAACGGGTTGGGCAAACCTTCGTCGATGAAGCTGGACAGCAAAGTCGCAACCGCGGGGCTTTTTGACTTCGCATCGTGAATCATGATCTGCGACGGATCAACCTCAGCAACAGGTGCAATTTTAGGCGCAAACCCTTCAAGGATAATACACTTCTCCTTATCCTTACCGAAAATCATCGGCTTACCGTGTTCCAGAAAAATGTTGTTTTCCTCTTGAGTTGTTTTATCCCTGTATTCGCTGTTTGCACCATCATTGAAAATGACGCAGTTCTGCATGATGTGCACCAGCGAAAAGCCTTTGTGCTCGTAAGCGGCCCTGAGCATCTGTTTGGTTAGGTCCATATTGCGATCGGTTGAACGAGCAATAAATGTCGCTCCCGAACCAGCAGCCAGAGCGATCGGCTCAACCGGCTCTTCAACCGAACCCCAAGGGGTCGACTTGGTCTTCTTGCCAAACTCCGAGGTCGGTGACAGCTGTCCCTTAGTCAGACCGTAGATGCGGTTATCGAGCAGAACCACAACCAGGTCCGGGTTCTTTCGGGCAGTGTGAACAAAATGGTTACCCCCAATACTCATCCCATCGCCGTCCCCGGTGACAACCCAGACCGACTGCTTCGGGTTAGCGACTTTCTCGCCAGTCGCGACCGGCAGGGCACGACCATG harbors:
- a CDS encoding LysR family transcriptional regulator produces the protein MELHQLKQFVAAAESESFTRGAERAFVSQPALSASISKLEDEMGTQLFIRNKRSVVLTPAGRKLLKRAKLIIAECAQAKAELKHHEVQRSLRLGVINTLAIGQVAKLIEQYRRENPEVLLDVTDASQDQIEKLQKEARIDFALTRLVQGKEKKGRQEVLFSEPYVVALPLGHHLSGRKEVSFSELAEEPFIARTHCESRALIGELLKEKGVRLNVVYKTNQDDRAISLVEVGVGIAIIPQHYASTSIAKISLADLKAERQIGFEWTGESNKEEIEKFVDFSKTVPWAH
- a CDS encoding 2-oxoacid:ferredoxin oxidoreductase subunit beta → MSEYTKKDFVSSQTVKWCAGCGDFAVLSAVQSVLADIGRPPHEYTFVSGIGCSSRFPYYMNTYGYHTIHGRALPVATGEKVANPKQSVWVVTGDGDGMSIGGNHFVHTARKNPDLVVVLLDNRIYGLTKGQLSPTSEFGKKTKSTPWGSVEEPVEPIALAAGSGATFIARSTDRNMDLTKQMLRAAYEHKGFSLVHIMQNCVIFNDGANSEYRDKTTQEENNIFLEHGKPMIFGKDKEKCIILEGFAPKIAPVAEVDPSQIMIHDAKSKSPAVATLLSSFIDEGLPNPLGIIRQVEAPVYDQLVETQIDEVKAMVGEGDINQLLAGGDTWAVQ
- the cobO gene encoding cob(I)yrinic acid a,c-diamide adenosyltransferase — its product is MTKPDKQANEQTAKHNKAMKKHKEKIDGCIVRAEEKRGVSILLTGNGKGKSSSAFGMAMRSLGYGFKVGIVQFIKGKQQSGEEIFIREKHPEVYFWQMGTGFTWDTQDRNGDIAAAKTTWAHAQELLQDASYHLVILDELTYMLNYEYLDEEMVLSALRNRPEEQSVVVTGRGGGEALRDLVDTVSEVQDIKHAFKSEVKARRGIDF